The bacterium genomic interval TAACAAGAAAACGGTTGGGGTGATTGGAACGGGCAGTATTGGTTCTGTCTTTGGGAAGATCATGCAGGGGCTTGGTTGTGAGGTTGTTGCCTATGACAAAGTGCAGAATTCCGATTTTCAATTTCTTTCACTTGAGGAGCTATTTAGGGTATCAGATATTATTTCTTTGCATGTGCCGCTTAATCAAGAAACGCGTCATTTAATTAACGCGGAGTCGATTAGTTTGATGAAGCCTGGGGTAACGATTATCAATACTGGTAGAGGCGGTTTAATTGACACGCGAGCTTTGATTGCTGGGCTCAAGTCGAATCATATTGGTGGAGCGTGTTTGGATGTATACGAGGAGGAGGAAGGGATTTTCTTTTCTGATTTATCTCAGGCGGGGATTTCTGATGACACGTTAGCGAGGCTATTGACGTTTCCTCAAGTGATTATTACGGCGCATCAGGCATTTTTAACGCATGAGGCTCTGGAGAATATTTCGACGACGACGATTGAGAATATTCTTGCCTTTCAAAATAACAATGACGGCGCACTTACCAACGAAGTCCGAGCCTAGGAAATTTACTTAGCCCGCTAAGAACCAGGATTCTTGCCCTTCATTTCCGAACCTAGCTGGCGCTCGTTAAATATCCCACGCTGGGGTGGAGTATCTGATGCCTCTAAAACCCTTGATTTTATTGGGTTTTATGAAATCGTGCATCCTTTTTGCATCCAATTTTGGGGTAATTCTGAAAGCTCCTGAAATTTAAAGGTAACTGTTCATGCCAAATCTTAATAAAGCGTTCTTTAGCTTATTAGCAAGAGATTTCACTTTCGGATCTGAGCTTACTTCTCCAGCAACTATTAGTGGCTTTAAATTCCCATCTCGATATTCAATGACAATTCGTTGAACATCTCCCCCTTCAACAATGAGAAGAAGAGCCTCAAGCACTTCCAGTCGATACTGCTCGAAACCTTCAATCAAGACCTCAGATACTCTCATCAACGGTTCAATCTGACCTGACGTTTTCTTTAACGTTAAGATGAGCCTATCAAGCATATCCTTACGTGGCAGGTATCCATCTACAACCCACCAACCGAACTCTTTAAGTTCCTGCACATCGCTTGAAGTAGACAAACGCCAATCCCAGAACTCTAAAAGACGATCAATGGGGGGAATATCACCTTGTGGCTCATCTGTATCTCGCTTTTGTAAAAACGTTGTGCCAACAAACGACACAATTCCAGCACGAGCAGACGAATCTTGCGTGTCAAAATACAATTGTAATTTCTGATCCGCTTGAGTTGTCCATCTAAAAAGGTATGCGACGGCTATTCTATCACCGATGTCGTGGACGACGTTATGACGATCTTTCCACGGAGGTGTAAACCTAGACAGTTTAGTTAAGAAATTATCTAAGCTCGGTTCCAGTTCAATATATACAGGTTTCCAAAACCGACCTCTAACGTACCCATCCCATGCCGCAAGTGCACATACGGAATCATTGGAACTGAGAATCTCAATAATAATGGACTTTCCAGCTGAACGATCGAGATCATAGATCCAGGGTAAAAATTCCCCCGCAATGTACGACACCCAGAAATCTGATTTGCCTCTTTGAATAATTTGCTTCGTTATTTGAGCTACATATTCTGATAGTTTTGTCGATTTATTTCGCTTCAACCACAATAGAAATGAAATACAAGCTCTATATCCCCAGCCTTGGGTTGTGTTTAAGGCGACATGCGAAGGTTCTGTATTATGTTCTTTGTAAAAATTTAAGTTTTCCTCTGATGGATCGGGAAATTGGCTGACGACTGAAAGAGCCGCCATCAGCTTAGGTAGTATTTCATCACTATATGGTAATAAGTTAAAACTAAAAATCGATTCAAAGAGTTCAGCTATTGCCTGAAGAACCCCCGCCCATCCAACCGAAAGCACTTCGCGCTTAGAAAGTTCGGGGAGTGTATTGATATTTGCAGCCTCACAGATTTTTGAGGACAACAAAATCATTGGAATTATATCAAATTTTTCCTTATTTCTGATTGCTTGCCTGACACCAGAAATGAAATGACAAAGGTAAGTAGGGTCAATTTTGGTGTCGAAGAACTTATCCGCGTGTTCGATGAATTTTATCGGATCTTGACTGACGACTTCGCCCAATGTTCTCGCTAGCCCAGCCATGGAATCGCCAAACCACTCCTTCTCTGGCTTCCAGGTCTTAAAATATTCCACTGCATCCTCGACCGAAGTGACTTTTAGTTGGTCTTGTGAAACTGGCGAGGTTGGTCCGCGCCAAGTAGTGGATACTTCGTCGTCATCAGAAATATCAGATGTGTCCTTTGGCTGAAATCTAATCAATCGATTTTTTTGATCGTCCGTGAGATGACGCCAAATTTTTCTGATATATTTGGATTTCCAGTAATCGGCTACTTCTTGGTTGTCCTTGTAATCTGGATTACCATTTTCCACTTTGGCTAAAAATTCCGACCTTTCAGCTTCGATCAATTCCGAAAAGATTTCTGGCAGTCTTTTCGAAATTTCTTTGCCGATCTTGATAGAATATAATGCATCACCCAATAGGAGTTTTTGCACTTCACCTTGCAACGATGTGCGATTGTCCATGACTACACACGCCCTGAGGCAGTCTCGTTCTTCATCTTCAGAAATAGAAGCTAGGAATGCATTAAGCTCTTGAATCAAGGGTTTTGTTCCTTCAGCTCTAGGACAGGAACAGTACTTTTTTATGCACAGCTCTAAGGTAGGCTGAATTAATTTCTCATGGGTATAAAGCTGAAAAGCTCTAATTCTTATTTCTTTGGAAGTTTCGTCATACTTTGTTTCACGTGCCTTAATAACCGCATCAAGCTTTCGTGTAAGTGCGTTAATAATGAAGCTCAAGTCGATCGTTGGTTGAACATTCTGAAGTTCATCCAAAACTTTACGAAGGTAGTACTCGTCCAAATATGGTCGACAACGTCCATCAGGATCGTCTAAGTCTTGATCAAAATCTAAGAGTCCTTCTAAAAGAATGCCTGCATTCTTATATTGCCCTGAACGGACTAACAATTGCCAAAGCTCGACAGCTTCCATTGAAATCGTATGAGCAATGTCAAACTGTAGCCACTTGTCTTTGACAAGCTTCTTAAGCATTGAAGCGACATCTAGCTTCTTTGCAATGGATTTTAGACACTCTAGTGTGTCGCGAAGCACCCAAGGATCTGAATTATTGGTAAAGGAGAATTCTGATATCACCTTAAAAACTTTATCTGGCACATCGTTCGCCACACGAATTAAATATCGTGAAGCTGCCCAGGCACATGAAGTGATTCGATCTTTTTCCCTAATTAATTGGGGAAGAGGCGCAAACCATCCAGCTTCAGCTAATGGTTCAATCCAGGTCGCATCTATTCTGTCCATAAAATAGTTGAATGATGCAGTCCACTGAAGAAGTACATCTAGTTTCCTTAATGCTTCTACAGACGGTTTTTCTTGCTTAATAAACGCTTCAACCTTTGCAATTACAGATGACTGTTCCTCTATAATACCTGCTACTAGATCCTCTACTTGTTGAACTTTGTCATCCCATTCCTTTAGGACATCTCCAATAAGCCCTTTGCAGTGACATACATTTGTAAAGTAGCGCTGAATATCGGTGTATTTCTTTACAAAGGCATCTCTTCGCGCTTGATTGTTCCCCAATGGATCAATTTTATTTAAGACAGACTCAATTTTTTCTTTATTACTGGCTTCTTTGACTTCACTGTAGAGAAGCCAACATGCATACTTATATACAAAAGACTTACTTAATCCTTGAATCTTCTCTAAAATTTCAAGCGAAATAATTCCCTTCCATTCAAGAGACTTTTCCTCACTATTAACAACAAATTTCGCGGCTAGTTCGTCTGGAACCTTTATCTCTGGAAATGATTCTTCAACGACAATTTTTTTCTCAACGTAAATATCCGTGCGTTTCCCCGGATAGAAAGCTTCTAGTAGCTCCCGAACTGCATGAGCTACTCCTATATACCAAAGCTCTTGCCTATTGGTTTTCGATTCGTAGCTGCACCACAGGTCAAAAAGCCCAACCAGATTATATCCCGACCTTTTCTCAAAATCTGAAAGCAATTCCCGCAGCTTTCGCCCTCGTGGGCTTAAGGCTTCCTCCGTCGGTATCTTGGGCAATTCATCGGTCATTGATATGCCCCCAACGACCGATTTAACTCAGCACGATAACTCCGCCACCTCGGCATCACGCGATCTAGGTGGGCGATAAAACGATCATTGTGCTTACGCTCAAGCAGATGAACCAATTCATGAACGATCACATACTCAAGGCATCTGTCGTCTTTCTTGGATAATTCAAGATTGAAAAGAACTCGTTTGGTCTTAGGATTGCAAGAACCCCACTTGGTTTTCATCTGACGAATAGACCAAGACTTTACTTGCACACCTAGCTGCTCTTCCCATTTACTTAAAATTGGCTCGATCCGATTCTTTAAGTCCCGCCGAACCCATTCGGTAAATACAAGCTGCTTATGGGATTTAGAGGTTCCTTTTTTCAGTAAAAGATTGATTCGGGATTTTCCTTGGATTGATACCTTTGAAGGTAATTTGTGATGCACGACATTTAAGCGGTAACGAATGCCCCGAAAAAGTACACTTTCGCCCGACACAAACTTAGGTGGGTTTTGCCGTTCTTGATTCTCAAAGCTACGAATCTGTTTCTTTATCCAAGGTAGCCCTATAACCGTGCCAGCCTCTTTTGTAACTTCCAATAATCCCTCAGTTTTTAATAAGATCACTATTTCGGTCTCGCTGCAAATTTGCAAATTTAGGCCCTAGTCTAACATTTTCAACCTTGCACTACTACACTAGAGAGGCGCTGTGAAAGGTGACACTGTGAAATGCAGCACCGTAAGAGGCATACTGCGAAACATTTCGCCTCAGGTTTTGGAAGATCCCGGTCTTCCTTTTTCTAAAGCAAAGAATCTTGCAGCTATTTTACTAGCCTAAATCACCGGTATGACTTAATCCTCCTAGCCGCTACCGACTCAAACACCCTCAAGACTAGAAGAATTTTTTAACCAACAAATCAACAGCCATGCCAATCGAAACAATTACAATCACAGGTCGCACCCACTTCGCTCCAAACCGCAAAACCAATCCTGCACCCAAATAACCACCAATCAGTTGCCCCGCACCAAGCGCTAACCCGGGCAACAATAAAACATGGCCATCCAGAGCTAAAACAATTAGCGCAGAGACACCAGAAGCGAAATCGACGATCTTCGTTCGAGCGGTAGCTTCACGAATATTTAAACCAAGCAGCAAAACAAACGCTGCCATATAAAAGCTAGCTGAACCAACACCAAAGAAACCGTCATAGCCAGCAATGGCCGGCACAACGAACAATGCAAAATATCGATTACTAATGCGCGGATGCGAACTTTGATTTGTAATGCGGCTACTATACGAAAAATAGATCGCAGAAAAAATTAACAAAAACGGAATTATCGCTTGCAAAGCCGCGCTACTGAGATGCGTCAAGAAATACGCCCCACTACTTCCTGCAAGCATTGCAGCAATCACTAGCGGTGCAATTTCCCTCCATTCATTCAACCCCGCACGTTCAAAACGCACAATTGCCGCAACCGCGCCAAATGCATATTGGAATTTACTCGTTGCTATTGCCTGTAGTGGCGTTAGGCCGTAAAAAATTAAGGTTGGCAGTGAAATCAAACCGCTACCACCAGCTGAAGCCTCAATCAGCCCGGCAAAAATTCCAATGCAAAACAAAATTAACATGAATTTCTTTATTCCATTCTTGCGCAACAATTACTATGATAGTTCCGGCATCACTATGCAAAACAAGCTTTATTATAGTTTGAAAATCTTCTTTAGCGCGCTTTTTGCGGTAGGGGGAGCATACTTATCTTGGCAGTCTTGGGAGCTCTGGCAGAAAGTTTCTCAAAGCTCCGCTAGCCCGGGAGCGATTATCCTAATCGCCTTGCCCTTTTTCTTTGGATTTTTTTCACTCCTGGGATGGATTGCACTATTTACGATATTCACTAGTAAGGAGTAATAACGAAGGCAGTCATGAATTCTAACTCGCTCCAGATAGGAAAATTGAGTAGATCATCAATAGCATCGAGTAAAACTTTGGAGACTTGCTTATGAAAATTGCAATCATTGGCGCGGGAAACGTCGGTAAAACTTTAGGAACTGCCTGGGAGAAGAAAGGCCAGAGCGTTCTTTATGGGGTACGAAACCCTAAACCTGGAACTACCGAGTTAGAAGTAACTGCGGCAGTCACTGCATCAGACGTAATCATTCTCGCAGTGCCCTGGAGCGCAATGCCTAGTGTTTTAGAAAATAAGGCGCTCTTTCGCGGCAAAGTCGTTGTGGATTGTACAAATCCCATTAACTCTGATTTCACTGGACTAACTCTAGGAAACACCGATTCAGGTGGCGAAACTGTTGCACGCATGATTCCTGAGGCAAAGGTCGTGAAGGCATTTAATTCTTGTGGATTTAACGTTATGGCAAATCCTGAATTCCCCACCGGCAAAGCCACGATGTTTGTCGCTGGCGATGACAAAGCTGCAAAGGAAACTACATTAGAACTGGCCCAATCAATCGGGTTTGAGGCTATTGATGCAGGCCCCTTGGTTCAATCACGTTACCTTGAGGCTACCGCCTGGCTCTGGATTTCAATGGCAATGAAATATGGACTAGGGCGCGAAATCGCCTTCAGCCTATTACGTAGATAAGAGTCATCAAGTTTGGTACTTCCTGAAAATATCAAGAAACCTCACACAGGGTTCAAGCCCCATCACTCGTAGTAGTCTACTCTGGGGTGGAGTATCTGAGCCTCTCAGAACTCGCATTTTTATTGGGTTTCGTGAAATCGTGCAGCCTTTTTGCGCCCAATTTGGAGGTAATTTTGAAATTTCTTGAAATATCAACATAATGATAGTATTTAAGGTATATTAATGGTATATTATAAGTATGAATTTGAATTCGACCTCAAGAAGAGTGCGTCTAATAGGAGGAAACACGGGATCGACTTTGAGGAGGCTCAGGGGCTCTGGATCGATCCGCACCTATTGGAGATTGAGGCGAGATCGGCAGATGAGCCACGCTTTCTAATGATTGGAAAGATTGGCTCAAAACATTGGAGTGCGGTCGTTACCTTTCGAAATGACAAGATACGAATTATTTCGGTTAGACGATCTAGAAAAGAAGAGGTGGAATTATATGAAGAAAGTTAAAGCAAAAGATTTTGATGATACTTTTGACCGAGGCGAGGATGTCACTAAGTATTTGGATAAATCAAAAGCTCGGCGAGTAAATGCCGAGCTTAAGAGAGTTAATATTGACTTTCCTGTCTGGGTTATTGATAGCCTCGATAAAGAAGCTCGGCGTCTTGGCATAACCAGACAGTCACTAGTTAAGATGTGGATTGCTGAGAAATTTAAAACTGACAATCAAGCTTCTGAGTGAGGTACGAACTGACATTTCAGGAAATTTCGAATGCCTCCCTGAAGTGTCAATTTCGCTCTGGGGTGAGTGATAACGTGTTTTATCGCTTCGCTCAAAACTCTGGGCTCGCAGCTTTCCTCGTGCTCGCTTCGCTCGCACAGGGTTCAAGCCCCATCACACTAGATATTTTATTCTGGGGTGGAGTATTTGAAGAGGGTTAACTTACTGAAATCGGTACATTTTCGGTGCTCCATGCATCCTTTTTGCATCCAACTTTTTCGAAAGTTTTGAAATGTCCTGAAAGCTTCTGAAATGAACTCTAGGTTTACTAATATAGCTCTTTAATTTCGGACCACACATAACTTTCAGA includes:
- a CDS encoding M48 family metallopeptidase, with translation MEVTKEAGTVIGLPWIKKQIRSFENQERQNPPKFVSGESVLFRGIRYRLNVVHHKLPSKVSIQGKSRINLLLKKGTSKSHKQLVFTEWVRRDLKNRIEPILSKWEEQLGVQVKSWSIRQMKTKWGSCNPKTKRVLFNLELSKKDDRCLEYVIVHELVHLLERKHNDRFIAHLDRVMPRWRSYRAELNRSLGAYQ
- a CDS encoding TSUP family transporter; the encoded protein is MLILFCIGIFAGLIEASAGGSGLISLPTLIFYGLTPLQAIATSKFQYAFGAVAAIVRFERAGLNEWREIAPLVIAAMLAGSSGAYFLTHLSSAALQAIIPFLLIFSAIYFSYSSRITNQSSHPRISNRYFALFVVPAIAGYDGFFGVGSASFYMAAFVLLLGLNIREATARTKIVDFASGVSALIVLALDGHVLLLPGLALGAGQLIGGYLGAGLVLRFGAKWVRPVIVIVSIGMAVDLLVKKFF
- a CDS encoding BrnT family toxin, which translates into the protein MVYYKYEFEFDLKKSASNRRKHGIDFEEAQGLWIDPHLLEIEARSADEPRFLMIGKIGSKHWSAVVTFRNDKIRIISVRRSRKEEVELYEES
- a CDS encoding NADPH-dependent F420 reductase translates to MKIAIIGAGNVGKTLGTAWEKKGQSVLYGVRNPKPGTTELEVTAAVTASDVIILAVPWSAMPSVLENKALFRGKVVVDCTNPINSDFTGLTLGNTDSGGETVARMIPEAKVVKAFNSCGFNVMANPEFPTGKATMFVAGDDKAAKETTLELAQSIGFEAIDAGPLVQSRYLEATAWLWISMAMKYGLGREIAFSLLRR
- a CDS encoding CopG family transcriptional regulator, producing MKKVKAKDFDDTFDRGEDVTKYLDKSKARRVNAELKRVNIDFPVWVIDSLDKEARRLGITRQSLVKMWIAEKFKTDNQASE
- a CDS encoding 2-hydroxyacid dehydrogenase yields the protein MKVAFFSTHQFERKYYQSTESVQFVFFEMQLNQQTASLAANCSAVCAFVSDAIDAATVKKLAEVGVGLIALRSAGYNHVDLKACAQHGVRVVRVPAYSPHAVAEHALALLLCLNRKIHRAYNRVRELNFSLDGLIGYDLNKKTVGVIGTGSIGSVFGKIMQGLGCEVVAYDKVQNSDFQFLSLEELFRVSDIISLHVPLNQETRHLINAESISLMKPGVTIINTGRGGLIDTRALIAGLKSNHIGGACLDVYEEEEGIFFSDLSQAGISDDTLARLLTFPQVIITAHQAFLTHEALENISTTTIENILAFQNNNDGALTNEVRA